The Rubrobacter indicoceani nucleotide sequence CGCGTCGGAGACGTTGTAGCGCCAGTGCAGGTCAAAGGAGATGTCCACCCCGTCCCCGACGGCTTCTCTCACGCCTTCGGCGAGCGAGGTCAGGAACTTCACCTCGGCGTGGGTGAGGGTGCCGGAGTGGGTATCCTTTGTGTACGGGTTCGGCACGTCGAGGTCGAACTTCAGGGCGGTGAAGCCCTGCGACCCGACTACTTCGCGGGCGCGGTCGGCGTACATCTCTGGGGTGAAGATCTCGTCGGCCTCGGCGTCGCCGAAAGCCCGACCGTGGACGGGGTGGTTGATCTCCGCCGCGATCACGCTCTTCTCCGTCTCCGGGAGCCAGCCGGGATGCCTCGCGACCATAACGGAATCCAGAGCTTCCAGGGCTTCACCGGCGTGGCAATCGGCGTAGATGCGGACGCGGTCGCGGTACTTGCCGCCGAGAAGCCCGTAGACCGGCATCCCGTAGTGCTTGCCGACCACGTCCCAGAGCGCGGCCTCGATGCCGCTTATGGCGTTGTAGATGATGCCGCCCATCGAACCCGCCCCGGACGCCGCCCAGCGCATCTTCGCGAAGAGCTTGTCCACGTTGCGCGGGTCCTCGCCTATGAGCAGCGGTTTCAGGTCCGAGATGATCGCCGTCAGGCCCGGCGCGAGGAAGCTCTCTCCCGTCCCGTGGATGCCTTCGTCGGTATAAATCCGGGTGAACGTCCAGTCGTAGTTTGCCTCGACGACGGCGGTTCTTACGTCCGTTATCTTCATGCATCTCCTATCTTCGGCGTGGCGACGCCGGTCTTGCCGAGCGCTTGCAGTCTTGTCGGGACCATCGTGAGTTCGGGGACGTGGACGTGCGGCGGCAGGGTGAGCAGGAATTGGCAGGCCGCCGCGACGTCTTCGGGCTTCAGGGCGGCGTCCCGGACGGCTTTCGGCGGCGGTTCGGGACGGTTGTCCAGGATCGGGGTGTCTATGATGCCTGGAAGGATGGTCGAGAAGCGGACGCCGTTCTCGTGTTCTTCGAAACCGGCGGCACGGGCGAGGCCGATCATGCCGAGCTTCGACGCCTGATATGCAGCCCCCGATACGTCCGGCCAGGTTCCGGAGACGGAGGCGATGAATATTGCGTCCCCCCGCGATTCCTTCAAAAACGGCAGCGCGGCGTGGACAAAGTAGAACGCGCCGGAGAGGTTGACCGAGAGCATCCTGTCCCAGGTCTCGGGGGTGAGGCGGTCGAGCTTGCGGTCGGGGACATTCATTCCGGCGGCGAGGACGAGCGCGTCTATCCCGTCCGACTCGCCGATCCCATTCACGAGCTTCTCTACCGCGCCCTGATCGGAAACGTCCATGGCGTGCGCCGTGAAATCGCCGGACGAAGCCCGTTCTTCTCCCACGCCGCCCAGCATCGCGTCCCGGCGGCGGGCGACGGCGTGGACTCTCGCGCCGGAGTCGAGGAGGAGCTTCGTAGCTTCGAGGCCGACCCCGCTCGACGCGCCGGTTACGACGGCGGTCTTTCCTGCGAGGGAGCCGGGCATTATTTCACCTCCGGTTCGGCGAGAAAGACCTTTACTTCGTCAGACGGGCCTTTGACGAGGTCGGCGAAGGCTCCGGGGCCACTCTCCAGCGGCAGCGGAACCGGGGTGCTTCCAAGCCCGGCTTCACCGGAGGAGAGCCATTCGACGGCCTGAGAGAAATCGTCCTGCGTGTAGGCGTACGAACCCTGCACACAGACCTGACGCCGGATGGCGTCGTGGAAACCAAGCGTCGTCTCGTCGTCGTGGAGCCCGATGCACACAAGCGTCCCTCCGGGGCGTGAGATCCCGGCCCCGAGCCTCCGCGTCGCCTCCGCCCCGACCGCGTCCACCACGAGGTCCGCGCCGAGGCCGTCCGTGCGGGCCGCGAGATATTCTTCCGCTTTCTCCGCCGAGTCGAAGGTCTCGGACGCGCCGAACGCCTTTGCGTTCTGACGCCGTCCCTCGTGCAGCTCGACAAGCGACACGTCCCGCACGCCGAAGAGGGCAAGCGCCTGCAGGCACATCAGGCCGATGGTCCCGCCTCCGAAGACGACGGCCGTTTCCGCCATACCCCTGGAAAGGCCGAGCCGGGCGACGTGGACCCCGTTTGCGAACGGCTCCGCGAGGGCCGCGTCCCTGATGCTCACGGAGTCCGGCACCTCGTGGAGGGTTGACTCCGGAGCGGCGACAAACTCGGCGAAACCGCCGGGGTGGTTGATGCCGACCATCGTCCTTCCGGGACAGAGGTTGTCCATCCCGGCCCGGCAGAGCCTGCACCTCCCGCAGGAGAGAAGCGGGTTGACCGTTACGCGCCTGCCCGTCCAGCCGTCAGAGACACCCTCCCCGACCGAGACGACCGTCCCGGCGAACTCGTGGCCCATCACGAGGGGCGGGGTGCGGTTGCCCATCCTGCCGAGGTAGCCTTCGATCTCCGAGCCGCAGATCCCCGCCGCCCCGACCCGCAGCACGACGCCGCCCGGTTCCGCCTCCGGCTCCGGCCTCTCCTCGACGGTCATCCTCTCCGGTCCAAGCCATACAAGGCTCTTCATGCGTCCTCCTTTCGCGGCACGAGCGCAACGGCCCGGACCGGTGAGCCCGAGCCGCCTTTGATCTTCAACGGAAACGCCATGAAAAAAGAAAAGGCCGGGAGCTGATGGAGGTTCTTCAGGTTCTCGACGATGTACGTTTCGCTTCCGAGCAGGGCGTGGTGGGCCGGGTTGTCTTCGTTGTGCGTCGCGTCCACCGCGAGCGTGTCGCACCCGACGAGCGACACGCCCTTCCCGACCAGGTACTCCGCCGCCTCCCCGGCGAGCCCGGGCCACGGCTCCAGAAAGCTTCGTCCCTCCCTGCCCGTACCCCACCGGGCGTCCCAGCCGTAGCGGATCAGGACCCTGTCCCCCGCCTCGATCTCCCCGTTCTCACTCTCCCAGCTCCGGATGCGCTCTTCCGTGAGCTCCTCACCCTCCCCGAGGTCGGTGGCCTGTATTGTGGCGGCGCGCCCGGCGAGGCGGTCCAGCGGCATCCCGTCCGTGCCGTAGTGGGCCGGGCCTTCGGCGATAAAGTGAAGCGGGGCGTCCATGTGCGTCCCGGTATGCTCGCCTATCGAGAGTCCGTACTGACAGGCCACATCCCCGAGTTCATAGGACTCGTAGAGCGTGTGCCCGAAGCGGGCGTGCGTCGGCCAGACGGGGATGCCTTCCTCAAGCGTGTGGCTGAGGTCCACCCACTCGCAGCCCCGTAACGCTTCGATCAGATCCGAAACTTCCTTCATGCTTCCTCCCCTGTTGTCACCGCCGAGCGGCTCCACCGCCGGGCCTGAGACCCGGAGCCCGGCGCTCTACCGAACGCAGAACAACGCTCCGGCGAAACCCCGAACTCAGCCCCGCACTCGCGCCCTGAACCCGCGCCCCGCACCGGCCCCACCCGGCTACCGCAGGTGCCCCCGGGTCGCCTTCGAAACCGCTCGAACATTGTCTGACCAATATTGTAATACCAATTCTTCTGCGATATCCAGCGGGGGCGGGACGGGCTTCGGGAGGCTCGGATCCTGGTACGCATATTGTCTGACCAATTCTGATAGAGTTTCCGAGGATGGATCGGGAGAGCGGGCGTAAGGGGGTTGGGGTAGGGTGATCTCGAACAGGCTGGAGGGCAAGCGGGCGATAGTAACGGGTGCGGGGAGCGGGATCGGGCGTGAGATCTCCCTGCGCCTCGCGGGTGAAGGCGCGAGGGTAGTGCTCGCGGACATAGACGAGGCTGCGGCCCGGGCCGTTGCGGATCAGATAGCCGGGGACGTTCTGGTTCAGAGGACCGACGTCACAAGCGAGCCGGAGGTGGAGGCGCTCGTGGCGCGGGTCGTAGATAGGTGGGGCGGCCTCGACGTGCTGGTGAACAACGCCGGGGTCGGGATAGCCGCCGACGCCCCCGGCACG carries:
- a CDS encoding mandelate racemase/muconate lactonizing enzyme family protein: MKITDVRTAVVEANYDWTFTRIYTDEGIHGTGESFLAPGLTAIISDLKPLLIGEDPRNVDKLFAKMRWAASGAGSMGGIIYNAISGIEAALWDVVGKHYGMPVYGLLGGKYRDRVRIYADCHAGEALEALDSVMVARHPGWLPETEKSVIAAEINHPVHGRAFGDAEADEIFTPEMYADRAREVVGSQGFTALKFDLDVPNPYTKDTHSGTLTHAEVKFLTSLAEGVREAVGDGVDISFDLHWRYNVSDAQRLAYELEPLGLMWLEDPVPPENIEAMRRVKQATKTPVSSGENYYLRYGFREALEKGALDIIAPDFQKAGGLLEGRKIADLADTHYVAVAPHCIASPLGTLASAHVCCAIPNFLALEWHGMSVPFWNDMVTGMSGDVIRDGYIEVPDAPGIGVELNEEVARRYARPGEPFFGE
- a CDS encoding alcohol dehydrogenase catalytic domain-containing protein, coding for MKSLVWLGPERMTVEERPEPEAEPGGVVLRVGAAGICGSEIEGYLGRMGNRTPPLVMGHEFAGTVVSVGEGVSDGWTGRRVTVNPLLSCGRCRLCRAGMDNLCPGRTMVGINHPGGFAEFVAAPESTLHEVPDSVSIRDAALAEPFANGVHVARLGLSRGMAETAVVFGGGTIGLMCLQALALFGVRDVSLVELHEGRRQNAKAFGASETFDSAEKAEEYLAARTDGLGADLVVDAVGAEATRRLGAGISRPGGTLVCIGLHDDETTLGFHDAIRRQVCVQGSYAYTQDDFSQAVEWLSSGEAGLGSTPVPLPLESGPGAFADLVKGPSDEVKVFLAEPEVK
- a CDS encoding cyclase family protein; protein product: MKEVSDLIEALRGCEWVDLSHTLEEGIPVWPTHARFGHTLYESYELGDVACQYGLSIGEHTGTHMDAPLHFIAEGPAHYGTDGMPLDRLAGRAATIQATDLGEGEELTEERIRSWESENGEIEAGDRVLIRYGWDARWGTGREGRSFLEPWPGLAGEAAEYLVGKGVSLVGCDTLAVDATHNEDNPAHHALLGSETYIVENLKNLHQLPAFSFFMAFPLKIKGGSGSPVRAVALVPRKEDA
- a CDS encoding SDR family oxidoreductase, with translation MPGSLAGKTAVVTGASSGVGLEATKLLLDSGARVHAVARRRDAMLGGVGEERASSGDFTAHAMDVSDQGAVEKLVNGIGESDGIDALVLAAGMNVPDRKLDRLTPETWDRMLSVNLSGAFYFVHAALPFLKESRGDAIFIASVSGTWPDVSGAAYQASKLGMIGLARAAGFEEHENGVRFSTILPGIIDTPILDNRPEPPPKAVRDAALKPEDVAAACQFLLTLPPHVHVPELTMVPTRLQALGKTGVATPKIGDA